A genomic segment from Halomonas sp. GD1P12 encodes:
- the argH gene encoding argininosuccinate lyase: MSQATNQSWGGRFSEPTDAFVARFTASVSFDQRLAGQDIQGSIAHATMLARVGVLSDEERDAIIDGLTEIQGEIERGEFEWSVPLEDVHMNIEARLTQKIGITGKKLHTGRSRNDQVATDIRLFMRDAIDSIDAELMRLREGMIGLAEREADTIMPGFTHLQTAQPVTFGHHLLAWQEMLARDHERLLDTRKRVNVMPLGAAALAGTTYPIDRHVTAELLGFSRPAENSLDAVSDRDFAIEFASFASILLMHLSRMSEELVLWTSAQFDFIDLPDRFCTGSSIMPQKKNPDVPELVRGKTGRVYGHLMSLLTLMKSQPLAYNKDNQEDKEPLFDTVDTVLDCLKAFADMVPAIEPKKESMFEAARRGFSTATDLADYLVRRGVAFRDAHEIVGQSVAFGLKEKKDLSEMTLEELQQFSDTIEADVFEVLTLEGSVAARNHIGGTAPDQVRAAASRALEALKAHREAP; encoded by the coding sequence ATGAGCCAAGCTACGAATCAGTCCTGGGGCGGACGCTTTAGCGAGCCCACCGACGCCTTTGTTGCCCGCTTCACCGCCTCCGTGAGCTTCGACCAGCGCCTGGCCGGTCAGGACATTCAGGGCTCGATCGCCCACGCCACCATGCTGGCGCGCGTCGGCGTGCTCAGCGACGAGGAGCGCGACGCCATCATCGACGGCCTGACCGAGATTCAGGGCGAGATTGAGCGCGGCGAGTTCGAGTGGTCGGTGCCGCTTGAAGACGTGCACATGAACATCGAAGCGCGGCTGACGCAAAAGATCGGCATCACCGGCAAGAAGCTGCACACCGGGCGCTCGCGCAACGACCAGGTCGCGACCGATATTCGCCTGTTCATGCGCGACGCCATCGACTCGATCGACGCGGAGCTAATGCGTCTGCGCGAAGGCATGATTGGGCTTGCCGAGCGCGAAGCCGACACCATCATGCCGGGCTTCACCCACCTGCAGACCGCTCAGCCGGTCACCTTCGGCCACCACCTGTTGGCCTGGCAGGAGATGCTCGCCCGCGACCACGAGCGCCTCTTGGACACTCGCAAGCGTGTCAACGTCATGCCCTTGGGCGCGGCGGCTTTGGCCGGCACCACCTACCCGATCGACCGTCACGTTACCGCCGAGCTTCTGGGTTTTTCCCGCCCGGCGGAGAACTCACTGGACGCGGTCTCGGATCGTGACTTCGCTATCGAATTCGCCAGCTTCGCCAGCATTTTGTTGATGCATCTGTCGCGCATGAGCGAGGAGTTGGTGCTCTGGACCAGCGCCCAGTTCGACTTCATCGACCTGCCGGATCGCTTCTGCACCGGCTCGTCGATCATGCCGCAGAAGAAGAACCCGGACGTGCCGGAGCTCGTTCGCGGCAAGACCGGGCGCGTCTACGGCCACTTGATGAGTCTGCTCACGCTGATGAAGTCGCAGCCGCTGGCCTACAACAAGGACAACCAGGAGGACAAGGAGCCGCTGTTCGACACCGTCGATACGGTGCTGGACTGCCTCAAGGCCTTCGCCGACATGGTGCCCGCCATCGAGCCAAAAAAAGAGAGCATGTTCGAGGCGGCGCGGCGCGGCTTCTCCACGGCGACGGATCTGGCGGATTACCTGGTACGCCGCGGCGTGGCCTTCCGCGACGCCCACGAGATCGTCGGCCAGTCGGTGGCGTTTGGTCTGAAGGAGAAGAAGGATCTGTCTGAAATGACCCTCGAGGAGCTTCAACAGTTCTCCGACACCATCGAGGCGGACGTCTTTGAGGTCTTGACGCTGGAAGGGTCGGTCGCCGCGCGCAACCATATCGGCGGCACCGCCCCGGACCAGGTACGCGCCGCGGCGAGCCGCGCACTCGAGGCGCTCAAGGCGCACCGGGAGGCACCATGA
- a CDS encoding putative bifunctional diguanylate cyclase/phosphodiesterase codes for MPSADQQGELDHFFLLSQDMLCCIDFRGALLNVNPAFERMLGRRAEELIGRPCGVIVEPDDHPIIERALARIHQGEQIEPFDVRAKSQTNALTWLEVSAFADGEVIYVIARDITERKTSEQQLVLLERSVESSTNGVVIVDALADDLPMVYVNKAFETITGYTRDEALGRNCRILQGDETDASTVKQLRRGIREQRDVHVMLRNVRQDGTSFWNDLYVSPVRDEQGRVTHFIGVQNDVTAQREYQAQLRHNANHDALTGLPNRQLLNQRLSQGCMLAKRYRRHVAVLFIDLDDFKPINDSLGHDVGDFILISVARRLEEELRPWDTVARIGGDEFIVLLPDLAMEQDVIQVVERLLRRIAEPYWYQDKALHITASIGIGTDNGSMAKPRSLVQQADLAMYKAKRRGRNTYQWYTDELNHRVSERVSLRHALQTAIEQEQFELHYQPQIDGASGEVVGVEALIRWHHPECGAISPAEFIGMSEETGQIIPISEWVLNQACRDAVHINDGARRPLVMAVNISPTQFQRPGFVASIERVLKETGLAPALLEIEITEGVLMESLENAIEALKKLSALGVHIALDDFGTGFSSLSYLKRLPINRLKIDRSFISDVTHDEHDAAIVEGVITMSLKLGLEVLIEGVETAEQFRYLHQRHSTFMQGYYFARPMPLAGLDDYLSRFDWPRALKDAGIDSP; via the coding sequence ATGCCCTCTGCCGATCAACAAGGTGAGCTGGACCACTTTTTTCTGCTCTCGCAGGATATGCTTTGTTGCATCGATTTCCGAGGGGCACTACTCAATGTTAACCCGGCCTTCGAGCGCATGCTGGGCCGCCGCGCCGAAGAGCTCATCGGCCGCCCGTGCGGGGTGATCGTCGAGCCCGATGACCACCCCATTATAGAGCGCGCGCTTGCGCGCATACATCAGGGCGAGCAGATCGAGCCTTTTGACGTGCGCGCCAAAAGCCAGACCAATGCACTCACCTGGCTCGAAGTGAGCGCCTTCGCCGACGGCGAGGTGATCTACGTGATCGCCCGCGATATCACCGAGCGCAAGACCTCCGAGCAGCAGCTGGTGCTTCTGGAGCGCAGCGTGGAGTCGAGCACCAATGGTGTCGTCATCGTCGATGCGCTGGCCGACGATTTGCCCATGGTATACGTCAACAAGGCTTTCGAGACCATCACCGGCTACACCCGGGATGAGGCGCTCGGGCGCAACTGCCGTATCCTGCAGGGCGACGAAACCGACGCCTCCACCGTCAAGCAACTGCGCCGGGGCATACGCGAACAGCGCGATGTGCACGTAATGCTGCGCAACGTCCGCCAGGATGGCACGTCCTTTTGGAACGACTTGTACGTCTCGCCGGTGCGCGACGAGCAGGGGCGAGTCACGCATTTCATCGGCGTGCAAAACGACGTTACCGCCCAGCGCGAGTACCAGGCGCAGTTGAGACACAACGCCAACCACGATGCCCTGACCGGCTTGCCCAATCGCCAGCTCTTGAACCAGCGCTTGTCCCAGGGATGCATGTTGGCCAAGCGCTATCGGCGCCACGTGGCGGTGCTGTTCATTGATCTTGACGACTTCAAGCCGATCAACGATTCGCTGGGTCACGATGTCGGCGATTTCATTTTGATCAGCGTCGCCCGGCGCCTCGAGGAGGAGCTGCGCCCCTGGGACACCGTGGCGCGCATCGGGGGCGACGAGTTTATCGTGCTGCTGCCGGACCTGGCGATGGAGCAGGACGTGATCCAGGTGGTGGAGCGTTTGCTCAGGCGGATTGCCGAACCTTACTGGTATCAGGACAAGGCGCTTCACATCACCGCCAGTATCGGCATCGGTACCGACAACGGCAGTATGGCCAAGCCCCGGTCGCTGGTGCAGCAGGCGGATCTGGCCATGTACAAGGCCAAGCGCCGCGGGCGCAACACCTATCAATGGTACACCGACGAGCTCAACCATCGGGTGAGCGAGCGGGTGAGCCTGCGTCACGCACTGCAAACGGCCATCGAGCAGGAGCAGTTCGAGCTTCACTATCAGCCGCAGATCGACGGCGCGAGCGGCGAGGTGGTCGGGGTCGAGGCGCTCATTCGCTGGCACCATCCGGAGTGCGGCGCGATCTCGCCGGCGGAGTTCATCGGCATGTCGGAAGAGACTGGCCAGATCATTCCCATCAGCGAGTGGGTGCTGAATCAGGCGTGTCGCGATGCGGTGCATATCAACGACGGCGCCCGGCGCCCACTCGTCATGGCGGTCAATATTTCGCCTACCCAGTTTCAGCGGCCGGGCTTTGTCGCCTCGATCGAGCGCGTGCTCAAGGAGACGGGGCTGGCCCCGGCGCTTTTGGAGATCGAGATCACCGAAGGCGTGCTGATGGAGAGTCTGGAGAACGCCATCGAGGCGCTCAAGAAGCTCAGCGCGCTGGGCGTTCACATCGCGCTGGACGATTTCGGCACCGGTTTTTCCAGCTTGAGCTATTTAAAGCGCCTGCCGATCAACCGGCTCAAGATCGACCGCTCTTTCATAAGCGACGTCACCCACGACGAGCACGACGCGGCGATCGTGGAAGGGGTGATCACCATGTCCTTGAAGCTGGGGCTCGAGGTGCTCATCGAAGGCGTCGAAACCGCCGAGCAGTTTCGCTACCTGCACCAGCGCCACTCCACCTTCATGCAGGGCTACTACTTCGCCAGGCCCATGCCGCTGGCCGGGCTCGACGACTACCTGTCGCGATTCGATTGGCCTCGCGCGCTCAAGGACGCCGGCATCGATTCGCCCTGA
- the hemC gene encoding hydroxymethylbilane synthase: protein MSSITKLRIATRKSQLALWQAEHVRERLMAAHSGLDVELVALSTKGDKIIDTPLSKIGGKGLFVKELEEAMLDGRADIAVHSMKDVPMHFPEGLGLSVILEGAEPTDAFVSNRFQSVDELPEGARIGTASLRRGLQLREARPDLEILNLRGNVQTRLAKLDDDEFDAIILATSGLKRLGLAARIAQELPPEICLPACGQGALGIECRLHDPELIALLAPLDDNDTATRVRAERAMNTRLEGGCQVPIAGHAVLDKANETIWLRGLVGNPEGTEVLRAEGRGSIHEPEALGIRVAEDLLDQGAGDILAEVYGDNV from the coding sequence GTGTCATCCATCACCAAATTACGCATTGCCACGCGCAAAAGCCAGCTGGCGCTGTGGCAGGCAGAGCACGTCCGCGAGCGCCTGATGGCGGCGCACAGCGGCCTCGACGTCGAGCTGGTCGCCCTGTCCACCAAGGGCGACAAGATCATCGATACCCCGCTTTCCAAAATCGGCGGTAAGGGCCTGTTCGTCAAGGAGCTCGAAGAGGCAATGCTCGACGGCCGCGCCGATATCGCCGTGCACTCGATGAAAGACGTGCCGATGCACTTTCCCGAGGGGCTCGGACTTTCCGTCATTCTGGAAGGCGCCGAGCCCACCGACGCCTTTGTCTCCAACCGGTTTCAAAGCGTCGATGAGCTGCCGGAAGGCGCGCGCATCGGCACCGCGAGTCTGCGCCGGGGCCTGCAGCTGCGTGAAGCGCGCCCGGATCTCGAGATTTTGAACCTGCGCGGCAATGTACAAACACGCCTGGCCAAGCTCGACGACGACGAGTTCGACGCCATTATACTCGCGACCTCCGGGCTCAAGCGGCTGGGGCTGGCCGCGCGCATCGCCCAGGAGCTGCCGCCGGAGATCTGCCTGCCCGCCTGCGGGCAGGGCGCGCTTGGCATCGAGTGCCGGCTGCACGACCCGGAGCTGATCGCGCTGCTGGCCCCGCTCGATGACAACGATACCGCCACCCGCGTGCGCGCCGAACGCGCCATGAACACCCGCCTGGAAGGCGGCTGCCAGGTACCGATCGCCGGCCATGCGGTGCTCGACAAGGCCAACGAGACCATCTGGCTGCGCGGACTGGTGGGCAACCCGGAAGGGACCGAGGTGCTGCGCGCCGAGGGCCGCGGCTCGATCCACGAGCCCGAAGCGCTGGGCATTCGCGTGGCCGAAGACCTGCTCGACCAGGGCGCTGGCGATATTCTCGCCGAGGTATACGGCGACAACGTATGA
- a CDS encoding uroporphyrinogen-III synthase, which produces MTAPVLIGRPGERGEALASALAADGAWVEPLEVMALETLEEDAALRSVWLDLDRFHKIVVTSPFAALQLIEAVDRYWPQLPVGIDFYAPGAGTAKALEDALDVRVERPPVSAGEDTSEALLTLDSLSHLAHQRVLIVAGEGGRTLLAETLTARGAAVTRVATYRRVYRAPGPELQRRLAEGRFHALIVTSGELLEYLSNWCHQAALKQPLIVSSRRLAALAGTLGFCDLKVASGASTAALAAALNALSSPGDADVD; this is translated from the coding sequence ATGACCGCGCCCGTACTGATCGGCCGCCCCGGCGAGCGCGGCGAGGCCCTGGCCTCGGCGCTGGCCGCCGACGGCGCCTGGGTCGAGCCGCTCGAGGTGATGGCGCTGGAGACGCTCGAGGAGGACGCCGCGCTCAGAAGCGTCTGGCTCGATCTCGACCGCTTTCATAAAATCGTGGTCACGAGCCCCTTTGCCGCGCTGCAGCTGATCGAGGCGGTCGACCGCTACTGGCCGCAGCTGCCGGTAGGCATCGATTTCTACGCGCCGGGCGCGGGCACTGCTAAAGCGCTCGAAGACGCGCTCGACGTACGCGTAGAGCGCCCCCCGGTCAGCGCCGGGGAGGACACCAGCGAAGCGCTATTGACGCTCGATTCGCTTTCACACTTGGCGCATCAGCGCGTGCTGATCGTGGCCGGTGAAGGCGGGCGAACGCTTTTAGCCGAGACGCTCACCGCGCGCGGCGCCGCCGTGACCCGTGTGGCGACGTATCGACGCGTTTATCGCGCGCCCGGTCCGGAATTGCAGCGGCGCCTGGCAGAGGGCCGTTTTCACGCATTGATCGTGACCAGCGGCGAACTGCTCGAATATCTGTCAAACTGGTGCCATCAAGCAGCGTTGAAACAACCCCTAATCGTTTCCAGCCGCCGTTTGGCCGCCTTGGCCGGCACGCTGGGTTTTTGCGACCTCAAGGTGGCGTCAGGCGCATCGACGGCCGCGCTGGCAGCGGCGTTGAACGCGCTCAGCTCCCCCGGAGATGCCGATGTCGATTAA
- a CDS encoding uroporphyrinogen-III C-methyltransferase — MSKQPFDQQGDNKTPDDATPRQGASDTPPSDATSSVSPSTPAADKNAEAYAAKNSRSRRRNKGGSQSQPAKTDASANASTTTGTHASTSSNTSTSADSTSASPDKTPAGAASASNKPAPSNSKPSATTPPPKTPASSTPTPPSGGGKSGGKGGAVAIVLVLIVALILGVIAWQLWQRTDAQQARIDELAQQTQSSATQQSLDELQSRIESGESERNETLDSTVSELRGELESVQARVDETVSDVLDQLSQAQDTDERDWLHAEAAYLLRLANQRLQLEGDVEGASALLRTADARLVDADNPALTPIRREIANELAALDAVPRVDRTGIYLALNAQQEQIAGLRLSQEIEERAISEGMEQPPSGSFERQLAKFGAELRDLVVVRHHDEALEALITPEQESYLRQSLRLILEQAQLALLREEQPLFEASLDKALDLLERYYDTERDETQSVIARLEEIKQNQVEPELPDISGSQQAMADFIDNRFQARRQGGGDE; from the coding sequence ATGAGCAAACAACCATTTGATCAACAGGGCGACAACAAGACGCCTGATGATGCTACCCCCCGCCAAGGCGCAAGCGACACGCCCCCGAGCGATGCGACATCGAGCGTTTCGCCTTCGACCCCGGCGGCGGATAAAAACGCCGAGGCGTACGCGGCGAAAAACAGCCGCTCACGCCGGCGTAACAAGGGCGGCAGTCAGAGTCAGCCGGCCAAAACCGACGCCAGCGCTAACGCCAGTACGACGACCGGTACCCACGCCAGTACCAGTTCTAATACGAGCACTAGCGCTGACAGCACCAGCGCAAGCCCGGACAAGACGCCCGCTGGCGCCGCGAGCGCATCGAACAAGCCCGCCCCCTCCAATAGCAAGCCCAGCGCCACGACGCCGCCGCCCAAAACGCCTGCCTCCAGCACCCCAACCCCGCCGTCCGGCGGTGGTAAAAGCGGCGGCAAGGGTGGTGCGGTCGCGATCGTACTGGTCCTGATCGTCGCTCTGATACTCGGCGTGATCGCCTGGCAGCTTTGGCAGCGCACGGACGCCCAACAGGCGCGCATCGACGAGCTCGCCCAGCAAACCCAATCAAGTGCCACCCAACAGAGCCTCGACGAGCTTCAGTCGCGCATCGAAAGCGGCGAGAGCGAGCGTAACGAGACGCTCGACAGCACCGTGAGCGAGCTGCGAGGCGAGCTCGAAAGCGTTCAGGCGCGCGTCGACGAGACCGTGTCTGACGTGCTCGATCAGCTCTCCCAGGCCCAGGACACCGACGAGCGCGACTGGCTTCACGCCGAGGCCGCCTATCTTCTGCGCCTGGCCAACCAGCGCCTGCAGCTCGAAGGCGACGTCGAAGGCGCTTCTGCCCTTTTGCGCACCGCCGACGCTCGCCTGGTCGATGCCGATAACCCGGCGCTGACGCCGATACGCCGCGAGATCGCCAATGAGCTTGCCGCTCTTGACGCCGTACCGCGGGTCGACCGCACCGGCATTTACCTGGCGCTGAACGCTCAGCAGGAGCAGATCGCCGGGCTTCGCCTGTCCCAGGAGATCGAAGAGCGGGCGATCAGCGAAGGCATGGAGCAGCCGCCGAGCGGCTCCTTCGAGCGCCAGCTGGCGAAATTCGGCGCCGAGCTTCGCGATCTCGTCGTGGTGCGCCATCACGACGAGGCGCTGGAAGCGCTGATCACCCCGGAGCAGGAGTCTTACCTGCGTCAAAGCCTGCGCCTGATTCTCGAACAGGCTCAGCTTGCGCTGCTTCGAGAAGAGCAGCCGCTGTTCGAGGCGAGCCTCGACAAGGCGCTGGATCTGCTCGAGCGCTACTACGACACCGAGCGCGACGAGACCCAGAGCGTGATCGCGCGTCTTGAAGAGATCAAGCAAAATCAGGTCGAGCCGGAGCTTCCCGATATCAGCGGTTCGCAGCAGGCCATGGCCGATTTCATCGACAACCGCTTTCAGGCGCGCCGCCAGGGCGGAGGTGACGAATGA